Proteins encoded by one window of Streptacidiphilus sp. PB12-B1b:
- a CDS encoding NAD(P)/FAD-dependent oxidoreductase, with the protein MSTAPLHVIIIGAGYGGLTLAHGLRRAGISFAVYEKQRSRTDGLYGYRVGIDPTGNRALKECLPPELFETFLATCARTPRYFNVLTEKKKKTAAIPLRGDADLINSERSVSRQTLRQLLLTGLTDQVHFNKEFTHYEQQVDGTVTAFFADGSSATGDVLVAADGAHSAVRAQYLPHAVLKPAGIITIGAKVPMSREALELLPYESQQGLSLVFAPKGFMCIWHVMEFKWDERGGIKDSVAGNDAELLKAWPGMLFDNTRDYISWGLWASDDKFPENVMELRGQQLVDLALELTPNWHKDFRRLFEMADPTTAFPLRIATSEPVPAWKTSTITLLGDAIHTMTPGQGVGANTSLRDAMLLSRALTSVRADRVDLIPAIAGYEAEMIPYGFARVADSLAENGTSGNDPLHKPVIGRAVLGASRAYFKAVDKIPSLQRKFLDDLYTYRGAEESV; encoded by the coding sequence ATGAGCACCGCACCCCTCCACGTCATCATCATCGGCGCCGGCTACGGCGGCCTGACCCTCGCGCACGGGCTGCGCCGGGCCGGCATCTCCTTCGCGGTGTACGAGAAGCAGCGCAGCCGCACCGACGGCCTCTACGGCTACCGGGTCGGCATCGACCCCACCGGCAACCGGGCGCTCAAGGAGTGCCTGCCGCCCGAGCTGTTCGAGACCTTCCTGGCCACCTGCGCCCGCACGCCCCGGTACTTCAACGTGCTGACCGAGAAGAAGAAGAAGACCGCCGCCATCCCGCTGCGCGGCGACGCCGACCTCATCAACTCCGAGCGCTCCGTCTCCCGGCAGACCCTGCGCCAGCTGCTGCTCACCGGGCTGACCGACCAGGTGCACTTCAACAAGGAGTTCACCCATTACGAGCAGCAGGTGGACGGCACCGTCACGGCGTTCTTCGCCGACGGCAGCTCGGCCACCGGCGACGTCCTGGTCGCCGCGGACGGCGCGCACTCCGCGGTGCGCGCCCAGTACCTGCCGCACGCGGTGCTCAAGCCCGCGGGGATCATCACCATCGGCGCCAAGGTCCCGATGAGCCGGGAGGCGCTGGAACTGCTGCCCTACGAGTCGCAGCAGGGCCTGTCCCTGGTCTTCGCCCCCAAGGGCTTCATGTGCATCTGGCACGTGATGGAGTTCAAGTGGGACGAGCGGGGCGGCATCAAGGACAGCGTCGCCGGGAACGACGCCGAACTGCTCAAGGCCTGGCCGGGCATGCTCTTCGACAACACCAGGGACTACATCTCCTGGGGGCTGTGGGCCTCCGACGACAAGTTCCCGGAGAACGTGATGGAGCTGCGCGGCCAGCAACTGGTCGACCTGGCCCTGGAACTGACCCCCAACTGGCACAAGGACTTCCGGCGCCTGTTCGAAATGGCCGACCCGACCACCGCGTTCCCGCTCCGGATCGCCACCTCGGAGCCGGTCCCGGCCTGGAAGACCAGCACCATCACCCTGCTCGGCGACGCCATCCACACCATGACGCCCGGCCAGGGCGTGGGGGCGAACACCTCGCTGCGGGACGCCATGCTGCTCTCCCGGGCGCTGACCTCGGTGCGGGCCGACCGGGTGGACCTGATCCCGGCCATCGCCGGCTACGAGGCGGAGATGATCCCCTACGGCTTCGCCAGGGTCGCCGACTCCCTCGCCGAGAACGGCACCTCCGGCAACGACCCGCTGCACAAGCCGGTCATCGGCCGTGCGGTGCTCGGCGCCAGCAGGGCCTACTTCAAGGCGGTCGACAAGATTCCGTCGCTGCAGCGGAAGTTCCTCGACGACCTCTACACCTACCGGGGTGCGGAGGAGAGCGTCTGA